A window of Gambusia affinis linkage group LG03, SWU_Gaff_1.0, whole genome shotgun sequence contains these coding sequences:
- the LOC122828582 gene encoding DNA excision repair protein ERCC-6-like isoform X1 yields the protein MEEHQQLDEVSLRLRSLSIDAEQKMEKYERLISDGKAVAKQGDIQQALKLFKQAFSIHQTPKLESRIKKIEELLAENDLEDEDDEFVNVNNSGLMLFKELHDKLYDYQRDGVSFLYGLYRDGRKGGVLADDMGLGKTIQIISFLSGMYDNDLIKHTLLVMPTSLITNWVKEFSKWTPGMRVKDFHGASKAERTRSLEKVQRRGGVIITTYTMLMNNWQQLASFQGKEFCWDYMILDEAHKIKNSSTKTAKSAYAIPSKNRILLTGTPVQNNLREMWTLFDFACQGTLLGTAKTFKTQYENPITRAREKDATPGEKALGSRMSENLMTLIKPYFLRRTKSEVQKKKTGGKEANSEPDNHQYPQDQPTSGAVMPKLTRKNDLIVWTYLSAVQEDIYRQFISLDHIKELLMTTKSPLAELNILKKLCDHPRLLSANAIAQLGLDQNPQGDNDETDVKSIANVSDETLISESGKLVFLLALLERLREEGHRTLVFAHYRTVLDILQRILGNRGFKLLRLDGTITQITEREKLISRFQTDKRYSVFLLTTQVGGVGITLTAANRVVIYDPSWNPATDAQAVDRAYRIGQTENVVIYRLITCGTVEEKIYRRQVFKDSLIRQNTGDTKNPFRYFSRQELKELFTLEDPRSSSTQLQLQDLHSRERRTDPALDEHIAQLHAMHMFGISDHDLMFSLDVNHDEDPEDQEACHYIEGRVQKAQELMKAESELQMQLDVGTEPAWQRRQQDTREDPNEKNSKHLKPSNPQPVNNNFSNLKRPVAVEMDLCGPGRNEPPHHKADEHTELSLNTLSQKTSADVEEPMEKSSGSDSNLQITANNDSDKLNRTSHSEMNLNSSIEAGTFRVLSEPKASKENLEFSDFVAENARTEEDQRLLSPPQLNGKSLLESLHNKTDHSRDKSNNDLSWTTKKQTAKDNYDSGRDDYEEQQIITLQVSPFQVLTASTPKLPLFGSSAHHVRKTAGENTPDDFRHSLLQSTIENINAQEIEEEGNKHDKGSDVSRKNVLLTSEEPQSETFLETSLYSSCEYPVVSKIPLDKTFTLEEDEEENSDDDNETEISESNSEGKQEGGTESTQLQMDESSSEEEESEEKIQEHEPVENQEELKKEEPDKEKGEGELQVEEPEEIQNEEVQDNDPQEESVGKKTQDVVVKEEESVKTVTEEAEKENLGGALEEENNSGEDDPQDEKSQEEDSEVEEVTRNSLKLTFIDNSPNQKMKPADTTVQRTEPTGPSEPLNTHSRQREPRPSPPQQDNNVSTAEMDRPGSGAEELWLSLTLNASPQHPAAVEDLMDQTTECDASHLLIMADNKNGVNRTSHFEMGFEPDFSFEEEPYRENVKFEIFNKNFVLQLESSDSVQEDVESEEGPLSQGLQKLTTSSANASGLDKSIDEHHEKTPHIKNPTDSSFLVIESNSSGSGSGSHHLRNRDGRSLSVGSYKSILWSIIKNKDVLDFQGEREDSKDADAPEKINIPLMWKEPQSEETDNREEEDEAVDMSIPKEEEEDDLIDADDEMKTDSDEDADRSSDGREKEEATHSNPNEPDGEDFQEDKKQEEEEADKEEIQEEELVQRDTLKEKTQEDLFENVQIQNDESPEWRSEDEYGEKKCDKEAKNERESEKVQEMEDNSEHDDPQDETQEKLDGRRPQEEEKIQAEETQDWKSREETVEDESEEEERFDHKTQDKESEDEDMKRMIHSFKSTLISSPNFPKMQLGENVEVSPETDRPGPEADRETSQDSQGEDHLNTVPEEVIMDQSGSGGENLQHILTNQDIRHFGASYQEGSADVGELMDESSETCEKSSVTIKLRDPLTEGGSGDHQESPVYTSFQLFGYYTPESEPSHRSVLQTVITDCQEIQEEPRVRNETKTNGEIAEYGSEKGQGDDSCHQELRLHETRGNKEELEEETQEKRFENKAEEEMQDKLCENDIKKGESEGIQDVQAKESKSREEEESEEEEMREEEFGETVIRCRRRNLMKRRDQKRRCTRRWRKIELKKKRLKRRRPERWSGRRKCLIVSEWETGDGESELQVDKADEEDEEEEMQRGESEEKETEEEIHDELEENSFLEEETKTQVSEKEETREVQDRGWESGEDSEEEESEEEESEEEKMQVEESQEDSGQKEELNMEEFDESEIQGKMEENEIEKEETQQKWEGGVSDWETEEEESKEQEPEEGGEHLVEDINHLQNALLQSDCSFQAETPRIKPEVDLPCRNFVLQFEDTTVDLQDSDTEEEEQTLLCELQRNGSFNVEKSLSDSLDRRTFSSCKVSDLDENITVPMKRRAAEEEDEELLLHLFNKSLRVLRTSTPTSGASVCSPQITKKRSGRKAQASSHHSLLHSVTDHQEGEEGSGSGSDGGADVSGQSSEAKEESVAFFTCNESEQEQRSRKSLKTDDEEEEEGEETHQDSQQSGSGPELTSGQTDPVSEM from the exons ATGGAGGAACATCAGCAGCTGGATGAGGTTTCCCTCAGGCTGAG ATCTCTGTCCATTGATGCCGAACAGAAGATGGAAAAGTACGAAAG GTTGATTTCAGACGGCAAAGCTGTTGCCAAACAAGGAGACATTCAGCAAGCTCTGAAGCTGTTCAAACAGGCCTTCAGCATCCACCAAACTCCCAAACTGGAGAGCAGAATAAAGAAGATCGAAGAACTCCTGGCTGAGAATGACTTGGAGGATGAAGACGACGAGTTCGTCAATGTGAACAACAGCGGCTTGATGCTGTTTAAAGAGCTGCATGACAAGCTGTACGACTATCAGAGAGACGGAGTTTCCTTCCTGTACGGCCTCTACAGGGACGGCCGAAAAGGAGGAGTTCTGGCGGACGACATGGGACTCGGGAAGACCATCCAGATCATCTCCTTCCTCTCTGGCATGTACGACAACGACCTGATAAAACACACTCTTCTGGTCATGCCAACCTCCCTCATCACAAACTGGGTCAAGGAGTTCAGCAAATGGACTCCAGGAATGAGGGTGAAGGATTTCCACGGTGCCAGTAAAGCAGAGAGGACCAGGAGTTTGGAGAAAGttcagaggagaggaggagtgATCATCACCACCTACACCATGCTGATGAACAACTGGCAGCAGCTGGCCTCATTTCAGGGAAAGGAGTTCTGCTGGGACTACATGATCCTGGATGAAGCACACAAGATTAAAAACTCTTCCACCAAAACAGCCAAAAGTGCCTACGCCATTCCCTCCAAGAACAGGATTCTCCTGACGGGAACTCCGGTCCAGAACAACCTCAGGGAAATGTGGACCCTCTTTGACTTTGCCTGTCAGGGAACTCTCCTGGGAACAGCCAAGACTTTCAAAACACAGTATGAGAACCCCATCACCCGCGCAAGGGAGAAGGATGCTACTCCTGGGGAAAAAGCTCTTGGCTCCAGGATGTCCGAGAACCTCATGACTCTGATCAAGCCCTACTTCCTTCGTAGAACAAAATCAGaagtgcagaagaagaagactgGTGGAAAAGAGGCAAACTCAGAACCTGATAACCACCAATACCCTCAAGATCAGCCAACCTCTGGGGCAGTCATGCCCAAGCTCACCCGAAAGAATGACCTGATCGTCTGGACTTACCTGAGTGCCGTTCAGGAGGACATTTACAGACAGTTCATCAGTTTGGACCACATCAAGGAGCTGCTGATGACCACCAAATCACCTCTAGCTGAATTAAACATCCTGAAGAAGTTGTGTGACCACCCAAGACTGTTGTCTGCCAATGCTATTGCACAGTTAGGCCTGGATCAAAATCCTCAGGGGGATAATGATGAGACTGATGTTAAGAGCATTGCAAACGTTTCAGATGAAACTTTGATATCAGAATCTGGAAAGCTTGTCTTTCTGTTGGCTCTTCTGGAGCGACTCAGAGAGGAAGGCCACCGAACGCTGGTCTTTGCTCACTACAGGACAGTCCTCGACATCCTCCAACGGATCCTTGGCAACAGAGGGTTCAAACTGTTGAGACTGGATGGAACCATCACCCAGATCACAGAACGAGAAAAACTGATCTCTCGGTTTCAAACAGACAAACGTTACTCCGTGTTTCTCCTCACCACTCAGGTTGGAGGAGTGGGCATCACCCTGACAGCAGCAAACAGAGTAGTCATCTACGATCCGAGCTGGAACCCTGCCACAGACGCTCAGGCTGTCGACAGAGCGTACCGCATTGGCCAGACAGAAAACGTAGTGATCTACAGACTGATAACCTGTGGAACGGTGGAGGAGAAGATCTACAGACGGCAGGTTTTCAAAGACTCCCTAATCAGGCAGAATACCGGAGACACAAAGAACCCATTCAGGTACTTCAGCAGACAAGAACTGAAGGAGCTCTTCACCCTGGAGGACCCAAGGTCTTCAAGCACCCAACTTCAGCTGCAGGATCTGCACTCCAGAGAACGACGGACTGACCCAGCTCTAGATGAGCACATCGCTCAACTGCATGCTATGCACATGTTTGGGATTTCAGACCACGACCTCATGTTTTCTCTTGATGTGAACCATGATGAGGATCCTGAAGACCAGGAGGCATGTCACTACATCGAAGGGCGTGTCCAGAAGGCTCAGGAGCTAATGAAGGCGGAGTCTGAGCTGCAG ATGCAGTTGGATGTGGGCACAGAACCAGCATGGCAGAGACGACAACAGGACACTAGAGAAGACCCTAatgagaaaaactcaaaacatctaaaacctTCCAACCCACAGCCTGTTAACAACAACTTCTCCAACTTAAAAAGGCCAGTTGCAGTTGAAATGGATTTGTGTGGTCCAGGCAGAAATGAGCCACCACATCATAAGGCAGATGAACATACTGAGCTGTCTTTAAACACCTTGTCTCAGAAAACTTCTGCTGATGTTGAAGAACCAATGGAGAAATCTTCAGGAAGTGATTCCAACCTCCAGATTACAGCAAATAATGACAGCgacaaactgaacagaacctCCCACTCTGAGATGAACCTAAACTCCAGCATTGAAGCAGGCACCTTCAGAGTCCTCTCTGAACCCAAAGCCTCTAAAGAAAACCTGGAGTTTTCTGACTTTGTTGCCGAGAATGCTCGAACTGAAGAGGACCAGAGATTGTTGTCTCCACCTCAGTTAAATGGAAAGTCTTTGTTAGAGAGTCTACACAACAAAACTGACCACAGCAGAGACAAGTCCAACAATGACTTGAGCTGGACAACCAAGAAGCAAACAGCCAAAGATAATTATGACAGCGGTAGGGATGATTATGAAGAGCAGCAGATAATCACTCTCCAGGTCAGCCCCTTTCAGGTGCTCACAGCCTCCACACCTAAATTGCCACTTTTTGGTTCTTCTGCTCACCATGTGAGAAAGACTGCTGGAGAAAACACACCAGATGACTTCCGTCATTCCTTGCTCCAGTCCACCATAGAGAATATCAATGCTCAGGAAATAGAGGAGGAGGGCAACAAACATGACAAAGGTAGTGATGTTTCAAGAAAAAATGTCCTGTTGACTTCTGAGGAACCTCAGTCAGAAACGTTTCTAGAGACATCTCTGTATTCCTCTTGTGAATATCCTGTTGTGAGCAAGATTCCCCTGGACAAGACATTCACCCtggaagaggatgaagaagagaaCAGTGATGATGACAATGAGACGGAGATATCAGAGTCAAACTCTGAGGGAAAACAGGAGGGTGGGACTGAATCAACTCAGCTTCAGATGGACGAATCCagcagtgaggaagaggagtctGAGGAGAAGATACAAGAACATGAGCCTGTGGAAAACCAGGAGGAGCTTAAGAAGGAGGAGCCAGATAAGGAGAAGGGGGAAGGGGAGTTACAAGTTGAGGAGCCTGAGGAGATTCAAAATGAGGAGGTGCAAGATAATGACCCTCAAGAGGAGTCTGTGGGGAAGAAGACACAAGATGTGGTGGTGAAAGAGGAGGAGTCTGTGAAGACGGTAACGGAGGAGGCTGAAAAGGAGAACCTAGGGGGGGCGCTAGAGGAGGAGAACAACTCAGGAGAGGATGACCCTCAAGACGAGAAGAGTCAGGAGGAAGATTCTGAGGTGGAGGAGGTGACTAGAAATTCCTTGAAGTTGACCTTCATCGACAACTCTCCAAACCAAAAG ATGAAACCAGCTGACACCACAGTCCAGAGAACAGAACCAACCGGGCCAAGTGAGCCGCTGAACACCCATAGCAGACAGAGGGAACCGAGGCCTTCACCTCCACAGCAGGACAACAACGTCAGCACTGCAGAGATGGACCGGCCTGGTTCTGGAGCAGAGGAACTCTGGCTGAGTCTGACTCTGAACGCCTCACCGCAACATCCTGCTGCTGTTGAAGATCTGATGGACCAAACAACAGAATGTGATGCCAGCCACCTGCTGATCATGGCAGATAACAAGAATGGAGTGAACAGAACTTCTCACTTTGAAATGGGCTTTGAGCCTGACTTTAGCTTCGAAGAGGAACCttacagagaaaatgttaagtttgaaatattcaataaaaactttgtCCTCCAGTTGGAGAGCAGTGACAGTGTTCAGGAAGATGTGGAGTCTGAAGAAGGCCCTCTGTCTCAAGGTCTGCAAAAACTGACCACCAGTAGCGCCAATGCCTCAGGCTTGGACAAGTCCATCGATGAACATCACGAGAAGACGCCCCACATAAAGAATCCAACTGACAGCTCCTTTCTGGTGATTGAATCAAACTcctctggatctggatctggttctCACCATCTGAGGAACAGAGATGGGCGGAGTTTGTCTGTGGGTTCCTATAAATCCATCCTTTGGTCTATCATCAAGAACAAAGATGTTCTGGACTTCCAGGGGGAACGTGAAGACAGCAAAGATGCTGATGCACCAGAGAAAATTAATATCCCTTTGATGTGGAAAGAACCTCAGTCAGAGGAAACTGacaacagagaagaagaagatgaggcTGTGGACATGTCTATCCcgaaagaggaagaagaggacgACCTTATTGATGCCGATGATGAAATGAAGACAGATAGTGATGAAGATGCTGACAGATCCTCTGATGGACGAGAGAAAGAAGAGGCAACTCATTCAAATCCCAATGAGCCGGATGGAGAAGATTTTCAGGAAGATAAAAAGcaagaagaagaggaggcaGATAAAGAGGAGATACAAGAGGAGGAACTAGTGCAGAGAGACACCCTTAAAGAAAAGACCCAAGAAGACTTGTTTGAGAATGTACAGATACAAAACGATGAGAGTCCAGAGTGGAGGTCTGAGGATGAATATGGAGAGAAGAAGTGTGATAAGGAGGCCAAAAACGAGAGGGAGTCTGAGAAGGTGCAAGAGATGGAGGATAATTCAGAACATGATGATCCCCAAGACGAGACTCAAGAGAAGCTTGATGGAAGGAGACCacaagaggaggagaaaattcAGGCGGAGGAGACCCAGGATTGGAAATCTAGGGAGGAAACTGTGGAAGAtgagtctgaggaggaggagcgatTTGATCACAAGACTCAGGACAAAGAATCTGAAGACGAAGACATGAAGAGGATGATTCATTCCTTCAAATCCACTCTCATCAGTTCTCCAAACTTTCCAAAG ATGCAGCTTGGGGAGAACGTGGAAGTGAGTCCAGAAACAGACAGGCCAGGACCAGAAGCTGACAGAGAGACCTCTCAGGACTCACAAGGTGAAGATCATTTGAACACTGTGCCTGAGGAGGTAATTATGGAtcagtctggttctggaggagaaaacctgcagcacatCCTGACTAATCAGGATATTCGCCACTTTGGTGCCTCCTATCAGGAGGGCTCTGCTGATGTTGGGGAACTGATGGACGAATCTTCAGAGACTTGTGAAAAGTCCAGTGTGACCATCAAGCTGAGAGACCCGCTGACTGAAGGGGGCTCTGGAGACCATCAGGAGAGTCCAGTTTACACcagttttcagctgtttggatACTACACACCAGAATCAGAACCCTCTCATAGATCTGTCCTCCAGACCGTCATCACAGACTGTCAGGAGATCCAGGAGGAACCTCGGGTCAGGAATGAGACAAAGACTAACGGTGAGATAGCTGAGTACGGCTCTGAGAAAGGACAGGGAGACGATTCATGTCATCAGGAGCTTCGGCTGCATGAAACCAGAGGCAACAAAGAGGAGTTAGAGGAAGAGACCCAGGAGAAAAGGTTTGAGAACAAGGCAGAAGAGGAGATGCAAGACAAGCTTTGTGAGaatgatataaaaaaaggagagagtGAGGGGATACAGGACGTCCAGGCCAAAGAGTCCAAATCTAGGGAGGAAGAGGAatctgaagaggaagaaatgagAGAGGAAGAGTTTGGTGAAACGGTGATAAGATGCAGGAGGAGGAATTTGATGAAAAGGAGGGATCAGAAGAGAAGATGCACAAGAAGATGGAGGAAAATAGAATTAAAGAAGAAGAGACTCAAAAGGAGGAGACCAGAGCGTTGGAGTGGGaggagaaaatgtctgattGTGTCTGAATGGGAGACTGGAGATGGGGAGTCTGAGTTGCAAGTGGACAAGGctgatgaggaagatgaagaagaggagaTGCAAAGAGGGGAGTCTGAGGAAAAGGAGACGGAAGAGGAGATCCACGATGAGTTAGAAGAAAACAGCTTCTtagaagaggaaacaaaaacgCAGGTTTCTGAGAAAGAGGAAACCCGAGAAGTCCAGGACCGAGGGTGGGAGTCTGGGGAGGACTCTGAAGAAGAGGAGTCTGAAGAAGAGGAGTCTGAAGAAGAGAAGATGCAAGTGGAGGAGAGTCAGGAGGATTCTGGTCAGAAGGAGGAGCTGAACATGGAGGAGTTTGATGAGAGTGAGATACAAGGGaagatggaagaaaatgaaattgaaaaagaGGAGACTCAACAGAAGTGGGAGGGGGGCGTGTCTGATTGGGAGACTGAAGAAGAGGAGTCTAAGGAGCAAGAGCCTGAGGAAGGAGGGGAGCATCTAGTGGAGGACATAAACCATCTGCAGAACGCCCTCCTTCAGTCTGACTGCAGCTTCCAAGCAGAAACTCCCAGGATAAAGCCTGAGGTTGACTTGCCCTGCAGAAACTTTGTCCTACAGTTTGAGGACACAACTGTTGACCTGCAGGActcagacactgaggaagaggagcagacgCTGCTATGTGAGCTTCAGAGGAATGGCAGCTTCAATGTTGAGAAGTCTCTGTCAGACAGTCTGGACAGACGGACCTTCAGCAGCTGCAAAGTCTCCGATTTAGATGAAAACATCACAGTCCCTATGAAGAGGAGAGCTgctgaagaggaggatgaagagctGCTTCTGCATCTTTTCAACAAGTCGCTCCGGGTTCTCAGAACCTCCACACCAACATCAGGAGCCTCTGTTTGCTCTCCTCAGATCACAAAGAAAAGGTCTGGAAGAAAAGCTCAGGCGTCCTCCCATCACTCCCTCCTCCACTCCGTCACTGACCATCAGGAGGGAgaagaaggttctggttctggttctgatggtggTGCAGATGTTTCAGGACAGAGTTCTGAGGCAAAGGAAGAGAGTGTTGCTTTCTTCACCTGTAATGAGTCTGAGCAGGAacagagaagcagaaagagTCTCAAAACAgacgatgaagaggaggaagag GGGGAGGAAACCCACCAGGACAGCCAGCAGTCGGGTTCTGGACCTGAGCTGACCTCTGGGCAGACGGATCCAGTCTCAGAGATGTGA